From one Triticum aestivum cultivar Chinese Spring chromosome 4B, IWGSC CS RefSeq v2.1, whole genome shotgun sequence genomic stretch:
- the LOC123094556 gene encoding translation initiation factor IF-2: MTTRTQPPLPTRPAQAHRRQRAASHSSSSSSSSSFSTASSAASSPSPSPRTTSIPFSWEHHPGIPKSHSFLRGAADPAASPSPPLPLPPPIRAPPSRRRANRSAPGAPGAAADPFAAALEECTRERTNAIDIDALFPPKPASAVRAGPRRWSIATGGVVGLLDLYGCKNAMGVAEGAFVVRRPVVAVGRAGQGRAGRPGKR, translated from the coding sequence ATGACGACCCGGACGCAACCACCACTGCCGACGCGGCCGGCTCAGGCTCACCGGCGCCAACGCGCGGCCTCCCACTCGTcttcgtcgtcctcgtcgtcgtctttctccacggcctcctccgccgcctcctcgccgtcgccttccccgCGCACCACCTCCATCCCCTTCTCCTGGGAGCACCACCCGGGCATCCCCAAGAGCCACTCCTTCCTCCGCGGCGCCGCGGACCCTGCTGCCTCCCCGTCCCCGCCGCTCCCGCTCCCGCCGCCGATCCGCGCGCCGCCCTCCCGACGCCGCGCCAACCGATCGGCGCCAGgcgcgcccggcgccgccgccgacccctttGCCGCCGCGCTGGAAGAGTGCACCAGGGAGCGCACCAACGCCATCGACATCGACGCTCTGTTTCCTCCTAAGCCGGCGTCGGCCGTCCGCGCCGGGCCGCGGCGTTGGTCCATCGCCACTGGCGGGGTGGTAGGATTACTGGACCTGTACGGCTGCAAGAACGCCATGGGCGTCGCCGAGGGCGCCTTCGTCGTACGCCGACCGGTGGTGGCCGTCGGGCGGGCGGGTCAGGGCCGTGCTGGCCGGCCCGGCAAGAGATAA